A genomic region of Botrytis cinerea B05.10 chromosome 9, complete sequence contains the following coding sequences:
- the Bcmag2 gene encoding Bcmag2 codes for MNPVQQSASSPGGKSLNTAHNPTQQQQSQIISPSFESNTRRSGSQSGGVSAAARNNQSQRKQHRNSKKPRLADEDAMAESAAMRNANSRRGQTSITHLMSFALPPRPQDYRNTIARGTRRGNIYGIGSGHHSSDKARYIHANYRFIVRPNGDYKQQALFADQPLDWNDVLQILASAESQDTSCPICLSHPVAPRMAKCGHIFCLPCLIRYMHSTDDTNPLPEKKARWKACPICWDTIYSSETRPVRWYIGQEGPAPREGEDVVLRLVMRQPGSTLALPRDGADVLDKSEDIPWYFAAEVTDYARIMKGSEEYMMEQFGLEIEALKQQENEDELMFGEEPEWTRKAVNSVNDAKEKVKGIGGPPPPPNQPTEKKPKRQPIQFNTVDENSPEMYYVQQSSTLSPSAVPFQLDSTVTPPLPSSHPVPISDPSQSHLGSTQQNDRPLRSKNSQSNERHSDAPYLFYQALLHYYLAPLDIRILKSAFGSFASFPSTLLPRVERVSTHVMDDELRKRTKYLAHLPFGCEVGFLECNWTDVVQPEILNQFKEDIERRRKRNRDKEVREEKDRQRAEKAEDNARWATARQKQPEISPANYSDIDYAELTSTSVDPVDASPPWTSRQGSSFGALASPSTSPPAPRTVWGTTLVTPSSPDLHPQYNGNADDGWLPGWEQELQAENDALIAQIQAASLNGESSSSATPPPPPQGKKKKGKKITLMSTTARRAA; via the exons ATGAACCCCGTTCAGCAAAGCGCGTCATCGCCTGGTGGAAAATCTCTCAATACCGCGCACAATCCTACTCAACAACAGCAGAGTCAAATCATATCTCCAAGTTTCGAGTCAAATACACGGCGCTCTGGTAGTCAATCCGGTGGCGTATCTGCGGCTGCTAGAAACAATCAAAGTCAACGAAAACAACATAGAAATTCCAAGAAACCCAGGCTCGCGGATGAGGATGCTATGGCGGAATCC GCGGCTATGAGAAATGCCAATAGTCGAAGGGGACAAACATCAATTACACATCTTATGAGTTTTGCTCTTCCCCCCAGGCCACAGGATTATCGAAACACGATCGCAAGAGGGACAAGACGTGGGAATATATATGGAATTGGATCTGGTCATCATTCTAGTGATAAAGCGAGGTATATTCACGCAAACTACCGATTTATAGTCAGGCCAAATGGAGATTACAAGCAGCAAGCTCTGTTCGCAGATCAGCCTCTGGACTGGAATGAtgttcttcaaattctcgCATCCGCCGAATCACAAGACACATCATGTCCAATATGTCTCTCGCACCCTGTAGCCCCTCGCATGGCGAAATGCGGACATATTTTTTGTTTGCCATGTCTTATTCGCTACATGCACTCGACCGATGACACAAACCCTCTACCAGAGAAAAAGGCTCGATGGAAGGCATGTCCAATCTGTTGGGATACTATCTATAGCTCAGAAACGAGACCCGTTAGATGGTATATTGGACAAGAAGGGCCTGCCCCGcgtgaaggagaagatgttgTATTACGATTAGTTATGCGACAACCTGGAAGCACTTTGGCACTGCCAAGAGATGGTGCGGATGTACTCGATAAATCGGAAGACATCCCATGGTATTTCGCTGCCGAGGTTACGGATTATGCTCGAATCATGAAAGGAAGTGAGGAATATATGATGGAACAATTTGGATTGGAAATCGAAGCATTGAAACAAcaagagaatgaggatgaatTGATGTTTGGGGAAGAACCCGAGTGGACTCGGAAAGCGGTCAATTCTGTAAACGATGCGAAGGAGAAAGTAAAAGGTATTGGTGggccaccacctccaccaaatCAGCCGACCGAGAAGAAGCCCAAAAGGCAACCCATACAGTTCAATACTGTCGATGAAAATTCTCCAGAGATGTACTATGTCCAACAAAGCTCAACGCTATCTCCATCGGCTGTCCCTTTCCAATTAGATTCGACAGTTACTCCACCACTACCTTCGTCCCATCCTGTTCCGATCTCAGATCCTTCACAATCCCACCTAGGGAGCACGCAACAAAATGACAGGCCACTACGCTCAAAGAATTCCCAATCAAACGAGAGACATTCAGACGCCCCATACCTGTTTTatcaagctcttcttcaTTATTATCTCGCTCCTCTCGATATCAGAATTCTCAAATCGGCTTTTGGAAGTTTTGCCTCATTTCCTTCAACATTACTTCCTCGCGTCGAGCGTGTATCCACTcatgtgatggatgatgaattgagaaAAAGAACCAAATACTTAGCTCATTTGCCCTTTGGTTGCGAAGTAGGATTTTTAGAGTGCAATTGGACTGATGTTGTTCAACCGGAGATCTTGAATCAATTCAAAGAGGATATTGAGCGACGAAGAAAACGTAATAGAGACAAGGAAGTTCGAGAGGAGAAAGATAGGCAGCGTGCTGAAAAGGCAGAAGATAATGCACGTTGGGCCACGGCTAGGCAGAAGCAACCCGAAATATCCCCAGCGAACTATTCCGATATCGATTACGCCGAGCTCACATCAACATCTGTTGACCCGGTTGATGCATCTCCTCCTTGGACTTCACGTCAAGGCTCTTCTTTCGGAGCATTAGCCTCACCATCTACGAGCCCTCCTGCGCCAAGAACTGTTTGGGGAACAACATTAGTAACACCATCTTCGCCTGATCTTCATCCCCAGTACAATGGTAATGCGGATGATGGTTGGCTACCGGGTTGGGAACAAGAGCTTCAAGCAGAGAATGATGCATTGATTGCTCAAATTCAGGCGGCGTCCTTGAACGGAGAAAGTAGTTCAAGTGCtacacctccaccaccacctcaagggaagaagaaaaagggcAAGAAAATTACATTAATGAGTACAACAGCTAGAAGAGCTGCATGA
- the Bcubp3 gene encoding Bcubp3 — protein sequence MMNGRHLPAGQGMQQDLGRRRPYGHQAQPYPPAAPLYNAYMHPYNANYYHPQPLPPQYYNNGLTQQYNPYQHYGRSPPPMMTHYTHPPPPPLQPQAPPFVRPQPSPAIAASHPPVIASSYQPAPAPPLPQTPSSFSTQSSNTLSAGPLTPPTPQIQPVAQSPPPAPKHYIPFQAPLPWISPNTTAPWPTRRRRKRKQSPELSMNPVELPSLDKDVDTESKKGVEMSEPSSEPKPSPEEASEPTPETPTTTQGPSEDTESTVPTTPSSTKPSSLLAGGEVTPVATKSQRATVPAVPAIPAIRAIPKSQPKSMPSTNSQNTNGEVVAEAELTKSEVTNENEANDPTTEEVEATPPPPKAWATPRAWTGLFGSSGAPTAPTTVNGGQNGSSEIGKSNSESLAEALRSFKAEAKDSKISFLEPRGLVNTGNMCYMNSVLQVLVFCTPFYDFLDQVSKKAAHSFKSQTPLIDAMIMFMREFSVIDSAKSVEQLKMRLKDGELEQYGDSFTPDFVYDVMRRLPRFVTMQRGHQQDAEEFLGFLLEGLHDECVHVMKSSESSKNSADTTPMNVPSSPISDTASRRGSVDDVWQQVGPKQKAAITRSSGTILTGSPVTKIFGGSLRSELRVPGLKDSITLEPYQPLQLDIGSPDIHNIVDALRGLTHSEVLHGDFKSPKGPNVTATKQVFIETVPPVLILHLKRFQYDNTGGTQKIWKKVEYPLELELPKEVFPRTRRSVFAHDGYPKYRLIGVVYHHGKNASGGHYTVDVRRQDGKEWIRLDDTVIKRVRSEDVAEGGSEEDPKVLAAALEAHKKDSSSSGNIFASIGEENGEAEEDGWKQASGSGKKWSSVVNGASTPKSKPATGYAAGKSSLMDNKVAYLLFYQKV from the exons ATGATGAACGGTCGTCATCTGCCGGCAGGGCAAGGTATGCAACAAGACCTGGGAAGAAGGAGACCTTATGGTCATCAAGCTCAACCATATCCACCGGCGGCACCTCTGTACAATGCGTACATGCACCCGTACAACGCGAATTATTACCATCCTCAACCATTGCCTCCTCAGTATTACAATAATGGCTTGACTCAACAATATAACCCATATCAACACTATGGTCGTTCGCCTCCGCCAATGATGACGCATTATACTcacccacctccacctccacttcAACCCCAAGCACCACCTTTCGTTCGACCTCAGCCATCTCCTGCTATTGCTGCTTCTCACCCACCAGTAATTGCGTCCTCTTACCAGCCAGCTCCTGCGCCTCCACTGCCTCAAACTCCCTCGAGCTTCTCAACCCAATCGTCCAACACCCTTTCTGCAGGACCTCTCACGCCTCCAACTCCACAAATACAGCCTGTTGCTCAGTCTCCGCCTCCAGCTCCCAAACACTATATACCTTTTCAGGCACCT TTGCCTTGGATATCCCCCAACACTACTGCACCCTGGCCGACCAGACGGCGCCGGAAAAGGAAGCAGAGTCCAGAGTTGTCTATGAATCCCGTGGAGCTTCCAAGTCTAGACAAGGATGTTGATACTGAGTCGAAGAAGGGCGTAGAGATGTCGGAGCCATCGTCAGAGCCAAAGCCGAGCCCTGAAGAAGCTTCAGAGCCTACACCTGAAACACCTACTACTACTCAAGGTCCATCAGAAGACACTGAATCTACAGTCCCAACTACTCCATCTTCTACAAAACCTTCGTCTCTACTTGCAGGTGGAGAAGTAACTCCCGTAGCTACAAAATCCCAGCGAGCTACTGTGCCTGCAGTCCCCGCCATCCCTGCCATACGTGCCATTCCAAAGTCTCAACCCAAAAGCATGCCATCgacaaattctcaaaataccAATGGTGAAGTTGTAGCTGAGGCAGAATTGACCAAGTCTGAAGTGACTAATGAGAATGAAGCCAATGACCCTACTACTGAGGAAGTTGAGGCAACACCTCCCCCTCCCAAAGCGTGGGCTACACCAAGAGCTTGGACTGGTCTCTTTGGTTCATCTGGCGCTCCTACCGCTCCTACCACTGTCAATGGTGGACAGAATGGATCCTCTGAGATTGGCAAAAGTAATTCGGAATCACTAGCTGAAGCATTGCGCTCATTCAAGGCCGAAGCCAAGGActccaaaatatcatttcttgAGCCTCGAGGTCTAGTGAACACTGGTAACATGTGCTATATGAATTCTGTTTTACAAGTTCTCGTTTTCTGTACCCCTTTCTATGACTTTCTTGATCAAGTCAGCAAGAAAGCAGCGCATAGCTTCAAAAGTCAAACACCTTTAATTGATGCAAT GATTATGTTTATGCGGGAGTTTTCAGTTATTGATTCTGCAAAATCAGTTGAGCAACTCAAAATGAGACTTAAAGATGGGGAACTTGAGCAATATGGAGATTCTTTCACGCCGGATTTCGTCTACGATGTTATGCGACGTTTACCGAGATTTGTCACAATGCAG AGGGGACACCAACAAGACGCGGAAGAATTCCTTGGCTTTTTGCTTGAAGGGCTTCATGATGAATGTGTACATGTCATGAAGTCAAGTGAATCGAGTAAAAATTCGGCTGATACCACACCCATGAACGTACCTTCGTCTCCTATCAGCGATACTGCGAGTCGACGTGGGTCTGTTGATGATGTATGGCAACAGGTTGGACCTAAACAAAAAGCTGCCATTACAAGATCTTCTGGAACTATACTTACTGGCTCTCCAGTCACTAAAATCTTTGGTGGTAGCTTGAGATCCGAATTGCGTGTACCAGGCTTGAAAGATTCCATTACTCTTGAGCCATATCAGCCACTCCAACTGGATATCGGTTCCCCGGATATTCATAACATCGTTGATGCCTTGAGAGGCCTGACACATTCAGAGGTCCTTCATGGCGATTTCAAGTCTCCAAAGGGTCCCAACGTAACCGCGACAAAGCAAGTATTCATCGAGACGGTACCCCCTGTACTCATCTTGCACTTGAAGCGTTTCCAATACGACAACACCGGCGGCACACaaaagatttggaagaaggtTGAGTATCCTTTGGAACTCGAATTACCAAAGGAAGTCTTTCCAAGAACTAGGCGTAGTGTTTTTGCCCATGATGGCTATCCAAAGTATCGCCTGATTGGCGTTGTCTATCACCACGGTAAGAATGCCAGCGGTGGACACTATACTGTAGACGTTAGGAGACAAGATGGGAAGGAGTGGATCAGACTTGACGATACTGTTATTAAGCGTGTAAGGAGTGAAGATGTAGCTGAAGGAGGAAGTGAAGAAGATCCAAAAGTTTTGGCTGCTGCTTTAGAGGCCCACAAGAAGGATAGTTCATCGTCGGGAAACATCTTTGCCTCAAtcggagaagaaaatggagaagcTGAGGAGGACGGATGGAAACAAGCCAGTGGATCTGGAAAGAAATGGTCAAGTGTAGTAAATGGCGCTTCCACACCAAAGTCCAAACCTGCCACTGGATATGCGGCTGGTAAATCCTCACTTATGGATAACAAGGTCGCATATCTCTTGTTTTATCAAAAAGTATGA
- the Bcspt16 gene encoding Bcspt16 has product MVDIRIDKNLFQERLSHFISSWKADKRGGDAVFNGANSILVLMGKTEDVASFQKNNAIHFWLLGYEFPATLFLFTVDTLYIVTTAKKAKHLEPLKGGKIPLEVLVRGKDAAANEKLFTKIADVINSSGKKVGILPKDTSSGPFIDEWKKIYTEIKDVEEVDIAPALSAAALAVKDENELRAMRNSSKACTALMNPYFVEEMSGILDEEKKVKHSALANKVDGKLDDVKFWTSVELPNKQRMPNDFDSSQLDWTHGPIIQSGGKYDLKMSAQVDDELLHAGVIICSMGLRYKTYCSLIGRTYLVDPNKSQESNYKFLLQVHNLVMKEIRDGAHVKDIYAKALALIRTKKPELEKHFLKNVGAGIGIETRDPTLLLNAKSTRSLKDGMTLCVTTGFNDIENKDPQDKKSKIYSLVLSDTVRVTQAEPVIFTGDAPSELDATSFFFKDEEDEPAPEPKATKAKKDSSVGAVAAKNITKTKLRGERSTQVDEGAEARRREHQKELAKRKQAEGLARFAEATGDQNGVAVKKFKRFESYKRENQFPPKIRDLAIVMDAKNSTVVLPIMGRPVPFHIQTIKNASKSDEGEFSYLRINFLSPGQGVGRKDDQPFEDVSAHFVRSLTFRSHDGDRFQDIANQIGNMKKDAVKREQEKKDMEDVVEQDKLVEIRNRRPIVMDNVFIRPAMDGKRVPGKVEIHQNGLRYQSPLNLQHRVDILFSNVKHLFFQPCDHELIVIIHVHLKDPILIGKKKTKDVQFYREATDIQFDETGNRKRKYRYGDEEEFEAEQEERRRRADLDRQFKAFAEKIADAGKNENVDVDVPFRELGFGGVPNRSSVFCQPSTDCLVQLTEPPFMVITLEDIEIAHLERVQFGLKNFDMVFVFKDFHRAPYHINTIPVESLENVKEWLDSVNIPFSEGPLNLNWPTIMKTVTADPHGFFEDGGWGFLATESDDEGGDDEDEESAFEMSDDEMAATEESSDEDSDFDSNASEDEGEEDSDEQSEGEDWDELEKKAKRKDMESGLEDEEEAPKKKRKH; this is encoded by the exons ATGGTGGATATCAGAATTGACAAGAATTTGTTTCAGGAGCGATTATCACACTTTATATCATCATGGAAAGCTGATAAGAGAGGCGGCGACGCGGTTTTCAATGGCGCAAATAGTATCCTGGTATTAATGGGGAAGACGGAGGATGTGGcaagctttcaaaaaaataatgCGATTCAT TTTTGGCTATTAGGCTACGAGTTTCCTGCGACGCTCTTCCTGTTCACAGTCGACACTTTATACATTGTGACGACGGCAAAGAAAG CGAAACATTTGGAGCCTTTGAAAGGTGGAAAGATTCCTCTCGAGGTCTTGGTTAGGGGCAAAGATGCAGCAGCCAACGAGAAGCTTTTCACAAAAATTGCAGATGTCATTAATTCATCAGGG AAGAAAGTCGGAATTCTACCAAAAGATACATCAAGTGGCCCTTTTATCGATGAGTGGAAGAAAATCTATACCGAAATCAAGGATGTGGAAGAAGTAGATATTGCGCCAGCTTTATCTGCTGCAGCATTGGCCGTAAAAGATGAGAACGAATTG CGCGCTATgcgaaattcttcaaaagcATGTACTGCACTCATGAACCCATATTTTGTCGAGGAAATGTCAGGCATTTtggatgaagagaaaaaagtcAAACATAGCGCCCTGGCCAACAAAGTGGATGGCAAATTGGACGATGTCAAATTCTGGACTTCCGTCGAGCTTCCTAATAAACAGAGGATGCCAAATGACTTCGATTCGTCACAATTGGACTGGACCCATGGACCTATCATACAAAGTGGTGGAAAATACGATTTGAAGATGAGTGCTCAAGTCGATGATGAGTTATTACATGCTGGTGTCATCATTTGTTCTATGGGTCTTCGATACAAAACCTACTGCTCCTTAATTGGCCGAACTTATCTTGTCGATCCAAACAAATCTCAGGAGAGCAACTACAAATTCTTATTGCAGGTTCACAACCTTGTTATGAAGGAAATTCGCGATGGCGCTCATGTCAAGGATATTTACGCCAAAGCTTTAGCCCTCATCAGAACCAAGAAGCCAGAGTTAGAGAAGCATTTCTTGAAGAATGTTGGAGCTGGAATCGGTATCGAAACAAGGGACCCTACTTTACTCCTGAATGCCAAAAGCACTCGCAGCTTAAAGGACGGAATGACCCTTTGTGTCACTACAGGATTCAATGATATCGAGAACAAAGATCCTCAAGACAAGAAGAGCAAAATTTACTCTTTGGTATTGTCAGATACTGTTCGTGTCACTCAAGCGGAACCTGTTATTTTCACAGGTGATGCCCCCTCGGAACTTGATGCGACCTCATTTTTTTtcaaggatgaagaagatgagccTGCACCAGAACCAAAAGCTACCAAGGCAAAGAAGGATTCGAGCGTTGGGGCTGTTGCAGCCAAAAATATCACCAAGACAAAACTCCGAGGTGAACGATCAACTCAGGTTGATGAAGGTGCCGAAGCCAGACGGCGTGAGCATCAAAAAGAGCtcgcaaaaagaaaacaagccGAAGGTCTTGCAAGGTTCGCTGAAGCTACTGGCGACCAAAATGGTGTTGCCGTGAAGAAATTCAAGCGATTTGAATCTTACAAGCGTGAGAATCAATTCCCTCCAAAGATCAGAGATCTCGCTATTGTTATGGACGCAAAAAACTCAACTGTTGTTTTACCCATTATGGGCCGTCCAGTACCTTTCCATATCCAAACTATCAAGAATGCTAGTAAGAGTGACGAGGGTGAATTCTCATACCTTCGAATCAATTTCTTATCTCCTGGTCAAGGTGTTGGTAGAAAGGACGATCAACCATTCGAAGATGTTTCAGCACACTTTGTTAGAAGTTTGACATTCAGATCTCATGATGGAGATAGATTTCAAGACATTGCCAATCAAATCGGTAACATGAAAAAAGATGCTGTTAAGCGtgaacaagagaagaaagatatggAAGATGTTGTTGAGCAGGACAAGTTGGTTGAAATTCGAA ATCGTCGTCCAATTGTCATGGACAACGTTTTCATTCGTCCAGCTATGGATGGTAAACGTGTACCCGGAAAGGTTGAAATTCACCAAAACGGTCTTCGATACCAATCCCCTCTAAATCTTCAACACCGAGTTGATATCCTTTTCAGTAATGTCAAgcatcttttcttccaacCTTGTGATCATGAATTGATTGTTATCATTCATGTGCATCTAAAGGATCCAATTTTGATTGGTAAAAAGAAGACCAAGGATGTTCAATTCTATCGCGAAGCTACtgatattcaatttgatgaAACTGGAAACAGAAAGCGAAAGTATAgatatggagatgaggaagaatttgaagcagaacaagaagaacgAAGACGTCGTGCCGATCTTGATCGACAATTCAAAGCATTTGCTGAGAAGATCGCTGACGCTGGTAAGAATGAGAACGTTGATGTCGACGTACCTTTCCGTGAACTTGGGTTCGGTGGTGTACCAAATAGGTCCAGCGTTTTCTGTCAACCTTCCACAGATTGTTTAGTTCAGCTCACTGAACCTCCTTTTATGGTCATCACTCTTGAGGATATCGAAATTGCTCATCTCGAACGTGTTCAATTCGGACTCAAGAACTTCGATATGGTCTTTGTCTTTAAGGATTTCCACCGTGCTCCTTACCATATTAACACCATCCCTGTCGAATCACTCGAGAATGTAAAGGAATGGCTAGATTCCGTTAACATTCCATTTTCCGAAGGTCCACTCAATTTGAATTGGCCAACGATCATGAAGACTGTAACAGCCGACCCTCATGGATTCTTTgaggatggtggatggggtTTCTTGGCAACGGAatcagatgatgaaggtggtgatgatgaagacgaggaaTCCGCTTTTGAAATGAGTGACGATGAAATGGCTGCTACGGAGGAAAGTTCGGATGAAGATAGTGATTTTGATAGTAATGCAAGTgaggatgaaggagaagaggatagTGATGAACAAAGTGAGGGAGAGGATTGGgatgaattggagaagaaggccAAGAGAAAGGACATGGAAAGTGGattggaggatgaagaagaagcacccaagaaaaagagaaaacatTAA